A stretch of Ferribacterium limneticum DNA encodes these proteins:
- a CDS encoding DUF2339 domain-containing protein, with translation MLPGKIATLLVISAILSVIGALLVAWRYRVAMQALMTAPLAAPSTGQAAPSRPLPCTADAPARPVSLADNRRAERQLIVAFLGITLVMSLARTLLMQVLANGPITIITVSTLCAAYAWPVVPVVAIIRRWSRRRFATSLLLWFVAAVALLSWRTTEDVQFIQVLKWMSFDIGLPLVVVSALCLGSATRAVAPWLAPLFFLLAWASLTGIDVLEALVGSNSPIAFWLASLFGAVTAIVLFAFAFVFIAWWPARALGRWLGRAYAARQISELFYLFSAVWVIALTGPALGAIASEGWRALLYFLPLICIPFGARLMQATTGQRQPGRPPTLLVLRVFQQDANVQDLFNRVIERWRLTGNTVLIAGTDLLTHTTDPDDIFTFLDGRLAERFIHSPADVPRRIAAFEWQPDVEGRYRVNECYCHDTTWQLALAELLRVSDVVLMDLRNFIAANKGCLYELETLSSAPGLNRVVVLVNDRTELAAAQAATAKAPASRFVWVPQQGDTPPATEQVLAPLLGTPSN, from the coding sequence ATGCTGCCCGGCAAAATCGCGACGCTGCTGGTTATCTCTGCCATCCTGTCGGTGATCGGTGCGCTGCTGGTCGCCTGGCGCTACCGGGTGGCCATGCAGGCGCTGATGACGGCACCGCTCGCTGCACCGAGCACTGGCCAGGCCGCGCCGAGCCGGCCCCTGCCCTGTACGGCCGATGCCCCGGCCAGGCCGGTCAGCCTCGCCGACAACCGTCGTGCCGAACGTCAACTGATTGTCGCCTTCCTCGGCATCACCCTCGTGATGTCCCTGGCCCGTACGCTGCTGATGCAGGTGCTGGCCAACGGACCAATCACGATCATCACCGTCAGCACCTTGTGCGCCGCCTACGCCTGGCCGGTCGTGCCGGTCGTTGCCATCATCCGCCGCTGGTCGCGCCGGCGCTTCGCTACCTCCCTGCTGCTCTGGTTCGTCGCCGCCGTCGCCTTGCTCAGCTGGCGAACCACTGAAGACGTCCAGTTCATTCAGGTGCTGAAATGGATGTCCTTCGACATCGGCCTGCCGCTGGTCGTCGTCAGTGCCCTCTGCCTGGGCAGCGCCACACGCGCCGTCGCCCCCTGGCTGGCACCGCTCTTCTTCCTGCTCGCCTGGGCCTCACTCACGGGAATCGACGTGCTGGAGGCGCTGGTAGGATCGAATAGCCCCATCGCCTTCTGGTTGGCCAGCCTTTTCGGCGCCGTCACGGCCATCGTGCTCTTCGCTTTCGCCTTCGTTTTCATCGCCTGGTGGCCGGCCCGCGCGCTCGGCCGCTGGCTGGGGCGAGCCTACGCGGCCCGCCAGATTTCGGAACTGTTCTACCTGTTCTCTGCCGTCTGGGTCATCGCCCTGACCGGCCCGGCACTCGGCGCCATCGCCAGTGAAGGCTGGCGCGCCCTGCTCTATTTCCTGCCCCTGATCTGCATACCGTTCGGTGCCCGCTTGATGCAGGCCACCACCGGCCAGCGCCAGCCCGGCCGGCCGCCGACCCTGCTCGTGCTGCGCGTTTTCCAGCAGGACGCCAATGTTCAGGATCTGTTCAACCGCGTCATCGAACGCTGGCGCCTGACCGGCAACACCGTGCTGATCGCCGGCACCGACCTGCTCACCCACACCACCGACCCCGACGACATTTTCACCTTCCTCGACGGCCGTCTGGCCGAGCGTTTCATCCACAGCCCGGCCGATGTGCCGCGCCGGATCGCCGCCTTTGAATGGCAGCCCGATGTCGAAGGGCGATACCGTGTCAATGAATGCTATTGCCACGACACCACCTGGCAGCTGGCGCTGGCCGAACTGCTGCGCGTCAGCGACGTCGTGCTGATGGACCTGCGCAATTTCATCGCCGCCAACAAGGGCTGCCTGTATGAACTGGAAACCCTGTCCTCGGCGCCCGGGCTGAACCGCGTGGTGGTGCTGGTCAACGACCGCACCGAACTGGCCGCCGCCCAGGCCGCGACCGCCAAGGCCCCGGCTAGCCGCTTCGTCTGGGTGCCCCAGCAGGGCGATACCCCCCCGGCGACCGAACAGGTGCTGGCCCCCTTGCTGGGCACGCCCTCAAATTGA
- a CDS encoding GGDEF domain-containing protein, with amino-acid sequence MTMMLMAAWRFNRQIAGFGFWATSYFFGTLFCVSLLVRTAVPEIWSVIATQSMLFLMAYLNLRGTRAYIGQPRLSPAYAAVALLLLIAVSGYFTMVHPDPGIRFTLSSLMAGVIFLLCARTIAKGKMQEYPARYLFAMACGGHGAFLLIRPWLFSLGNAGLFDAAQAIAVSQFVMVEAIAAIVLMAFGIVMLANEQVTLELRNIAERDPLTGVFNRRSFLTLLDKCISHSARMTSSLSIMLIDLDHFKRINDTWGHKSGDEALRHFVAVAAPCIRNGDIIGRIGGEEFAILLPNTSLTEAETVANRLRHEVAESPAEHEHGDITLTVSIGVTHYIKGEAPEVTLHRADNAMYMAKKDGRNQVKVALCQYNADKSDLSENSAEPDLQSEGHRVNSLKTSFSQSGS; translated from the coding sequence ATGACCATGATGCTAATGGCTGCCTGGCGATTTAATCGGCAAATTGCCGGATTTGGCTTTTGGGCCACTTCCTATTTTTTCGGCACCCTGTTCTGCGTCAGCCTGCTGGTACGGACAGCGGTGCCCGAGATCTGGTCAGTGATCGCAACGCAAAGCATGCTCTTCCTGATGGCCTACCTGAATCTGAGAGGGACGCGGGCCTATATCGGTCAGCCCCGACTCTCGCCCGCCTACGCCGCTGTGGCGCTCCTCCTGCTCATCGCCGTCTCGGGCTACTTCACGATGGTTCACCCCGACCCGGGTATTCGCTTCACGCTATCGAGTCTGATGGCGGGCGTCATCTTTCTGCTCTGCGCCAGAACAATCGCCAAAGGGAAAATGCAGGAATACCCGGCCCGCTACCTATTTGCCATGGCTTGCGGCGGCCATGGGGCCTTCCTGCTGATTCGCCCCTGGTTGTTCAGTTTGGGTAATGCCGGCCTGTTCGATGCAGCACAGGCAATCGCCGTCTCCCAGTTCGTCATGGTCGAAGCCATCGCCGCTATTGTCCTGATGGCTTTTGGCATCGTGATGCTGGCCAATGAACAAGTGACGCTCGAACTGAGAAATATCGCCGAAAGAGATCCACTGACCGGCGTTTTCAACCGCCGCTCCTTTCTGACTTTGCTCGACAAGTGCATCAGTCATTCGGCGCGAATGACTTCATCGTTATCCATCATGCTGATCGACCTCGACCATTTCAAAAGGATCAATGACACCTGGGGGCACAAGAGCGGTGACGAAGCCTTGCGCCATTTCGTTGCGGTTGCCGCTCCCTGCATCCGCAACGGCGACATCATCGGCCGAATCGGCGGTGAAGAGTTTGCGATTCTGCTGCCCAATACCAGCCTGACTGAGGCAGAAACTGTGGCAAATCGCCTGCGCCATGAAGTGGCGGAAAGCCCTGCCGAACACGAACATGGCGACATTACCTTGACGGTCAGTATCGGGGTCACTCACTACATCAAGGGCGAGGCACCTGAAGTCACGCTCCATCGTGCCGACAACGCCATGTATATGGCCAAGAAGGATGGGCGCAACCAGGTCAAAGTGGCTCTATGTCAGTACAACGCGGACAAATCTGATTTATCGGAAAATAGCGCTGAACCAGATCTGCAAAGCGAAGGACACAGGGTCAATAGCCTCAAAACGAGCTTTAGCCAGTCAGGGAGTTGA
- a CDS encoding D-Ala-D-Ala carboxypeptidase family metallohydrolase codes for MSPRQSKAAPQAAAATKALSRRRSVSHSAPAPVSRDAAPDFSKTPLDQIPLSDLSPRALIAPNFRVYELTRSDLAARQGIDNSFASDAELRAAIHLARHVLQPIRDKFGSFSPNSVYRSQNLERSLKHKPATWLSTSQHARGEACDIEIVGMATLELAAWARDHLADFDQIICECYDPAKGPNSGWVHISLKPPGASANRQQCLSYVRDPATGRLVYVTGLTAMA; via the coding sequence ATGAGCCCGCGCCAGAGCAAGGCCGCCCCCCAGGCGGCAGCAGCAACGAAAGCACTGAGCCGGCGCCGGAGCGTCAGCCATTCCGCCCCCGCCCCGGTCAGCCGCGACGCAGCGCCTGATTTCTCGAAAACGCCGCTCGACCAGATTCCATTGAGCGACCTCTCCCCCCGCGCCCTGATCGCCCCCAACTTCCGGGTCTATGAACTGACCCGCTCCGACCTGGCGGCGCGTCAGGGAATCGACAACAGCTTCGCCAGCGACGCCGAACTGCGCGCCGCGATTCATCTCGCCCGCCATGTACTGCAGCCGATCCGCGACAAGTTCGGCTCGTTTTCGCCGAACAGCGTCTATCGCAGCCAGAACCTGGAGCGCTCGCTGAAGCACAAGCCGGCAACCTGGCTGAGCACCAGCCAGCACGCCCGCGGCGAAGCCTGCGACATCGAGATCGTCGGCATGGCCACACTCGAACTGGCCGCCTGGGCCCGCGACCACCTGGCCGATTTCGACCAGATCATCTGCGAATGCTACGACCCGGCCAAGGGGCCAAATTCCGGCTGGGTGCATATTTCGCTGAAACCGCCCGGGGCCAGCGCCAATCGCCAGCAATGCCTGAGTTATGTGCGCGACCCGGCAACAGGCCGCCTGGTTTATGTGACCGGCCTGACAGCAATGGCCTGA